One stretch of Deinococcus carri DNA includes these proteins:
- a CDS encoding HNH endonuclease, which produces MDVLILSSRREDNPYGDTDETYVFPRSYLPRFEPLTRGEPMLALIYEPRRGGGRQEYVAWGMLAGAPVPRTDGQYEVRYDGKLVPLPRPCPLTDATGRPFEVRLQVAPRRRWGSVLQGQSVRPATLMEAAGILTSGGLLMTSDMSGMSSERTVELVRRSVRDRGFRGQVLSAYAFRCAVTGFAAPASEARALLDAAHLRPVAAAGGDHVRNGLALSAGVHRLFDEGLVAFGYEGGQVRLEVSSVLETLTLDGQGGHLRLETGMALLLPADPRAWPDPDALAWHRSRVFRR; this is translated from the coding sequence ATGGACGTCCTGATCCTGAGCTCCCGCCGGGAGGACAACCCCTACGGCGACACGGACGAGACCTACGTCTTCCCGCGTTCCTACCTTCCGCGCTTCGAGCCGCTCACCCGTGGCGAGCCGATGCTCGCCCTGATCTACGAACCTCGCCGTGGTGGCGGGCGGCAGGAGTACGTCGCTTGGGGGATGCTCGCCGGCGCCCCGGTTCCGAGGACGGATGGACAGTACGAAGTGCGGTACGACGGGAAGCTCGTACCGCTCCCACGCCCTTGCCCGTTGACGGACGCGACGGGCAGGCCGTTCGAGGTACGCCTTCAGGTCGCCCCGAGGCGGAGATGGGGTAGCGTGCTGCAGGGACAATCCGTGCGACCCGCGACGCTGATGGAGGCCGCGGGAATCCTGACCTCCGGTGGCCTGCTGATGACGTCCGACATGAGTGGGATGTCAAGTGAGCGGACCGTGGAACTGGTGCGCCGCAGCGTGCGCGACCGGGGCTTCCGAGGCCAAGTCCTGTCGGCGTACGCGTTCCGCTGCGCCGTCACGGGGTTCGCCGCCCCGGCGAGCGAGGCGCGGGCCTTGTTGGACGCGGCGCACTTGCGGCCTGTGGCCGCCGCCGGCGGCGATCACGTCCGTAACGGTCTGGCACTCTCTGCGGGAGTGCACCGCCTGTTCGACGAGGGCCTCGTCGCGTTCGGCTATGAGGGCGGACAGGTGCGGCTGGAGGTCTCCTCTGTCCTCGAGACGCTCACGCTCGACGGTCAAGGCGGCCACCTGCGTCTGGAGACCGGCATGGCGCTGCTGCTGCCGGCCGATCCACGTGCCTGGCCTGATCCCGACGCCCTGGCTTGGCATCGTAGCCGGGTGTTCCGGCGCTGA